GCCGCGCCGTGCTGCGCCGCCGCCGTGCCAAGGGGCGCAAAAGATTAGCCGTCTAACTTGGCCGAAGGAGCGCCGCCTGCGTAAACGCCCCGAGTTCGTGCATTGCTACGAACAAGGGAAAAAGCACCACACCAGGCACTTCATCCTTTTCATATTCCGCAGGGACGGCGGGCCCGACGGCTTGCGTCTGGGCCTGACCGTCAGTCGGAAAATGGGGAACGCGGTGGCGCGCAACAGAATCAAGAGAGTGGTCCGCGAGGTCTTCAGGCTGCACCAACACACATTTGAGTCGCCACTGGACGTTGTCGTCATCCCCAAGCGCAATCTCAAGACCACGCAGCTGAACCTCGCCCTCGCCACGGAAGAGTTCGTCCCGTTTTTCGAGCGTCGGCTCTTGCGGAACAACTCTGATGAGAGGAAATGATGCGCAAGGTATGCTTGGCGCTCATTTGGTTTTATCAGAAACTCATCTCCCCCCTGCTTCCCCCCAGTTGCCGGTTCGTTCCCTCATGCTCGGAATACGCGAGACAGGCGATCATCCGGCACGGTGCGATCAAGGGTGGTCTCCTTGCGCTTTGGCGTCTCCTTCGCTGTCAACCTCTCTGCAAAGGCGGCTATGACCCCGTGCCTGAAAAATGGCCCAGCGACAAACCCAAAGCGAGATCATTTCCATGGAAAAGCAGGACCAATTCCGCGTAATCATCTTTGTTGTTCTCAGTGCCGTCATCCTTTTCGGGTGGCAGTATTTTTTCAGCCCGTCCCCTCAGGAACAGGCCCAAATGGCCGAACAGGCTCAGCAGGCTGAACAGAAAGCGGCGGCCCTGACCGAAAAAAGCGCTGAACAGACCGCGCCCGAGGCTGCTGCCCCGGCCGACGATTTCGTTCCCACCAAGGGCAGGCAGGTCACTGTCACCACCCCGCTCTACACCGCCGTGTTCAACTCCCAGGGTGGCATTCTCGAGAAATTCATTCTCACCAATTTCAAGGACAGTCTGGAAGCCGATTCTCCCCATGTCGACCTCGTGGGCGCCAAGGCCGTGGGCAAGGGACCGCTGGGTCTGATCCTGCGCAAGGGCGGCGACGAGTTCCACACCTGGAAGCGCGGTGAATGGTCCTTCGAAGGCGACGACCTGAATATCGCCCAGGGAACCAACACCCTGAAATTCGTGGGCCGCTCCGGCAATTTCCGCATCGAGCGCGTACTCACCTTTCACGCGGACACCTACCTGATCGAGGAATCCGCCACCGTGACCAACCTCGGCGGAATCGGCGTGGAAGGCTCCCTGTCCTTCACGGGCGCGGCCAAGTCCATGTCCGCCGAAGACGATCGCTACAATCCCACCAAGGTGGCCTACCTGACCGACAACGGCCGGGAAGAGGAAGACGACCGCGACGACCTCAAGGAAAAGGGCTTTTCCGCGACCGGTGGCCTCAAGTGGGGCGTGATCGAATCCAACTACTTCATGTTCGCCATCATGCCCGACAGCAAGGACTCCTCGCTGTACGCCGGGCTTCAGGACAACATCTTCCGCCTCGCCATCGAGGAGAAGGCGACCTTCATGCCCAATGTGGCCAAGACCATGAAGGCGTCCTACTTTGTCGGGCCCACGGACAGAAACATGCTGGCCCAGATGCCCAACGACCTGTCCGATGCCATTAATTTCGGCTGGTTCGACGTACTTGCGAAGCCCCTGCTTCTGATGCTGGACTTCCTGTACCAGTACGTCCACAACTACGGCATTGCCATCATCATCCTGACCATCATCATCAAGATGATCTTCTGGCCTCTCTCCCAGAAGAGCTACCAGTCCATGGAGCAGATGAAGAAGCTCCAGCCCATGGTGGCCAAGCTGCGCGAGAAGTATGGTGACGACAAGCAGCGCCTGAACCAGGAAACCATGGCCCTGTACAAGACGTACAAGGTCAACCCCATGGGCGGATGCCTGCCCATGGTGGTCCAGATTCCGGTCTTCTTCGGACTGTACAAGGCGCTTCTGGGCGCGGTCGAGCTGCGACACGCACCGTTCATCGCCCACCTGCCCTTCACGGACATCACCTGGCTGGCCGACCTGTCCGCCAAGGACCCGCTCTACATCACCCCGCTGGTGATGGGCGCGACCATGTTCCTGCAGCAGAAGATGACTCCGTCCGCAGGCGACCCGACTCAGCGCAAGATCATGCTGATCATGCCCGTGGTCTTCACCTTCCTGTTCCTCCAGTTCCCGTCCGGTCTGGTCGTCTACTGGCTCCTGAACAACGTTCTGTCCATAGGCCAGCAGCTCATGATCGCCAGGAAGACCAGGAAGAAGGCGAACGCGTAACGATTACCCAACGCCACCGGGGGGCCTGATTCCCCGGCCATGCAAGGAATTGAAATGACAGACTTCAAAGAATTCCAGGGCAAGAACCTGGATGAAGCCATCGACACCGCCTGCGATTACTTCAATCTCAAGCGCGACCGCCTTGAGATCGAAATCGTCGGCGGCGGATCGACCGGCATCTTCGGCATCGTCGGGGTGAAAAAGGCCAGAATCAAGGCCCGTCCCCGCGCCCAGATGCGTACGGCCGATCTGATGAATGGCGATTCCGGCCCGGCGGAAAAGAAACCCCGCCAGGAACGCAAGCCCAGGCAGCCCAAGCCCGAACCGGCAAAGGAAGAAGCCAGGCCCGAACCTCAGGTCCGGCAGCAGCCGGAACCCGAGGCGCAACCCGAGCCCGAACCGAAACCTGTTGCCGAAGCTCCGGCAGCCGAACCCGAGATCGAGACTCCGGAACCCGAAGTCGCCCCGGCTCAGGAGCCTGTGCGCGAGGCTCCTGATGCTATTCAGGCCGAGCCTGCCGAAGAGGAAAAGGCCGGGGAAGCCGAGGACGAAGTTCAGGCTCCCATGGCCAGTGCTCTGGCCGATCTGGACCGCGACGAGCTTCAGGAAACCGTGCGTGACGTGCTCACCCGCATTCTGGAGCCCATTGTCCAGAGCAGGCCCGAACTCGAGGTCACCTTTGACACGGACCGCGTCAAGGTGTTCATCGACGACGAGGAAAACAGCGGCCTGATCATCGGACGCGAGGGGCAGACCCTGTCCTCGATCCAGTATCTGGTGAACAGACTGGTGGCCCGCCGCATGGGCGCCTCGGTGCGCGTGCAGGTGGATACCGGCGACTACCGCGAACGTCAGGACGAAAAGCTGCGCCAGCTCGCACAGCATCTGGCGGACAAGGCGCTGAGGATGAGCCGGACCCAGTCCACCAAGCCCCTGAGCTCCTATCATCGCCGGATCGTGCACCTTGCGTTGCAGGACCACGAGTCCGTGTTCACGCGCTCCAAGGGAGACGGCCCGCTCAAGCGCGTGCTGATCGTGCCCAAGCGCAAGAATTACAACAACGGTCGAGGCCAGCAGCGGCACTAGCCGCGTCCCGGCCCGACATACGACATTCCCAGCCGGGGAGGAGCCTTTTCTCCTCCCCGGCAATCCCCTTTTTCCACGGAGCGCGGCCATGCCAGACCCGAGGCTAGCCAAGGACACCATCGCGGCCATAGCCACTCCGCCCGGCGAGGGCGGCGTCGGCATCATCCGCATCAGCGGCCCGGAAGCCAAGGCCATTGCCCGCGCCCTGTTCCGCCCGGCCGCATCCTCCTTCACGGATTTCCGGCCCCATCACCTGCATTACGGCACCATTGCCGACGCCCACGGCAACACGCTGGACGACGGCCTTGCCGCGTTCATGCCCGGTCCGCATTCGTACACGGGCGAGGACGTGATCGAGTTCAACTGCCATGGCGGCCGGGCCGTGCTGCAAGGCGTGCTGGAGGAAATCCTCAGTCGCGGCGCACGCATGGCCGAACGCGGGGAATTCACCTACCGTGCCTTCATGAACGGCCGCATGGACCTGACGCAGGCCGAGGCCGTGGCCGAAATGATCCACGCCCCGACCCGGGCCGCCATGCACATGGCGCAGGTCAAGCTCTCCGGTGTGCTCGGACGCACCATTGCCGACCTTCGCGCCCGGCTGGAACAGGTACGCGCCCAGCTCTGCCTTGCCGTGGACTTTCCCGAGGAAGAGATGGAATGTCTGACCCCGGAAGAGCTCAAGGCTGCCTGCAACGAGGTCATGACCACCATCGCCACGCTGCTTTCGGCCGTGAACCGTGCCCGGGCATGGCGCGAAGGCGCACTCGTGGTGCTGGCCGGGCGGGTCAACGCAGGCAAGTCCAGCCTGATGAACGCGCTGCTCGGAAAGAACCGGGCCATTGTCACGGACCAGCCCGGCACCACGCGCGACTATCTCGAAGAATCACTGAATCTGGACGGTCTGACCGTGCGCATCGCGGACACGGCAGGGCTGCGCAGCACGGACGATGCCATCGAGGCAGCAGGGCTGGAAATGGGACGCGAACTCATGGAACAGGCCGACCTGATCCTGTTCGTGGTGGACAACAGCGCTCCGCTGTCTCCGGAAACCGAAACGGCCCTGCACGCCATTTCCCCGGACAAGACCCTGATCGCCCTGAACAAGGTGGACCTTGCCCCGGCCGATCCGGCTCCGGCAGACCTGCTCGCACAGGCAGGCTTTGAAACCGTACGCATCTCCGCCAGGTTCGGCACGGAACTGGATGCACTCTGTGCCCGCATCCGGGCACGCATTCTGGAAGGGGAAGGCCAGCCCGACCCGGACGAAATCGCGCCCAATGCCCGGCAGGCCAGAACACTCAAGGCCGCGCACGACGAACTGGAACTGCTCGTCCTTGACGCGCGGCAGGGCATCCCCTACGACCTTCTTGGCGTGCGGCTCGAAACCGCGTGCGACCTGCTCTCCTCCATCACCGGGGAGATCGCTTCCGCAGACATTCTCAACGCCATTTTCGACACCTTCTGCATCGGGAAGTAGCCATGAGTCAGGAAAAAATCGAACGATACGACGTCAAGCACGTGACCTGCGGCCTTGTGCCGCTCATGCAGACCCATCTGGAAGGAGCGGAGTCCGACATTGTCGAACTGCTGGTCCACAAGGGCATCCACACCGAACTCTGGAATGCGTTCGGCTCGGGCGGCGAGTGGCAGCTCTTCGCCATCGAGGAAGATCTCTTTTATGACGTGGCCCGGTTCCACCGCGTGGAGCAGGACAAGCTCGATCCCCTCGGCCTGATGGACTTCTGATATTTCGCGCGGGTGGTACTTTCCGGTTCCCACCACACCTGACGCACTGGTTATCATGGGCCGGACTTGCGGGCCGCCGTATCATGGCGGCCGGAACACAAGCCCAAGGAGCACCCATGACCCAGGCAACGTCCTTCCGGGGATGGACCGGCCACGTGCTGCGCGTGGACCTGAACACCCGAAGGTCCACCAGTCTTCCCCTTGATCCCGAACTCGCCCGCGACCTCATCGGCGGGCGCGGTCTCAACTCCCATGTCCTGCTGAACGAAATCCGGCCCGGTACCGATCCTCTCGGCCCGGACAACGTGATCTGTTTCGCGCCCGGTCCCCTGTCCGGCACGCCGCTGGGCCTGACCAGCCGCGTGGAAGTCAGCACCCTGTCGCCCTATTCCGGCATCCTCGGCGACGGCAATGCAGGCGGCGCCTTTGCCTTCATGATGAAGCGCGCGGGCTGGGACCAGTTCATCATCACGGGCCGGGCCGAATCCCCGAAATATCTGCTGGTGGAAAACCACACGGTTCAGGTGCTGGACGCATCCGACCTGTGGGGCAGGACCACATGGGAGGCCACGGACATCCTCAAGCAGCGGCACGGCAGGGCATCCAGCGTGGCCTGCATCGGTCAGGCCGGGGAAAATCTCGTGCGCTTCGCCTCCACCATCGTAGACAAATACGCATCCGCCGCGCGCGGGTCCGGCGCAGTGCTCGGAGCCAAGAACCTCAAGGCCGTGGTGGTACGCGGCAATCAGCGCGTGCCCCTGGGCCGACGATTCCGCATATCGCGTGCTGGCTGCCGAGGACAGGAAATATTTTGCGGAATCCGACCTGCAACGGGACGTGGCCGGCAGGTACGGCACGCACGTGGGCATGGTCATGTGGGAGCCGGGATACCGCAACTACGAAAAATACCTTTCCGGCGACGAAGTGCCCGAGGCATTGCAGCCCGAGGCATGGCTCCAGTACGAAACCGGACGCTACGGCTGTCACGGCTGCCCGGTCAAATGCAAGGACCAGTACCGCATTCCGTCCGGCAGACGCGCCGGGGAAAAGGGTCAGGCCATGGAGTACGAGTGCATCTTCTGCCTCGGCACCAATTGCGGTGTGACCGATCCCATTGCCATCATGGAAATGGAAAACCTGTGCGACGCCTACGGCATGGACGTGATCGCGCTCGGCAACACCATTGCCATGGTCAAGGACCTGTACAACCGGGGCATCATGACCAGCAAGGACACCGACGGTCTTGACCTGAGCTGGGAAGACGCGGATGCACAGGTCGAACTGATCCATTGCACGGCCCTGCGTCAGGGATTCGGCAGCATGGTGGCCGAGGGCATGTACACCCTTGCCCGCCGCCTCGGGGACGAGGCCATGGACTACTGCTATCACGTCAAGGGGCTGTCGCGCGGTCCCTACCCGTCCGGTCTGTTCGCGCTGGCCCATGCCACGTCCACGCGCGGGGCAGACCATCTGCGCGGGCGCTCGTGGGCCTACGGCGAAAACGATCCCGACATCTTTCCGAAACTCGGCGAACAGGGATACCTGCCCGGGGACGTGGACACCAATCCCGTGGCCGCCCTGATTCTGGGCGAACGCATGACCACGCTCACGGACTGCATCGGCCGATGCAAGGGCGCGGTCAACTCGTGGATATGCGCCATGCCCCTTGTCTGGAAGCATCCCATCTACGACGGGCTGGCCAAACTCCTGAACACGGCCACGGGCATGGACTACACCGGCGAGGAACTGGCGCGCGTCGCGGACCGCGTCTATGCCATGGAGCACGCCTTCAACATCCGCATGGGTGTGACCCGCAAGGACGACCGCATGCCCCAGAAGCCGGAAATCCGGGACACTCCGGAAGGCCGGGAAGACCTGAAACGGCATCATGCCATGGTGGCCCGCTACTACGAGGCGCGGGGGTATGATCCCGAGTCCGGCAGGCCCACATCCGAACGGCTTGCCGATCTGAACCTGAAATACGTGGACCGGCTTCTGAACGAATCCGGTCCTGTTGGCCAATGGGACGGGCCCACGCGTTGGGACATGTCCAAGTATCCTTCCGGCGGAGTCCGCGCATGACAGGCTGTTCCCGAACGGCAATCTGCGGCGTTGCTTCATGAAAAAAAGAACTCCCCCGACCTTGCGGCCGGGGGAGTCCTTTTTCATTCATTCAAAATCCGGATCAGAGGCCGGGCACGGCATCAAAAGTGCGTACCGACGCTTCCGGAACGAGCCGAATCAGGGAATCCACGTTGCGATCCCGGTTCACGGAATCGGACGCATAGCGATTGTTCACGGCCAGCATGGCCAGCGGCAATCCCTTTGCTTGCAGAAAGTGCGTGGACAGAAGCGCGTCGCTGATGCAGCCCAGACGATTGGGCACCACAAGACAGGTTTGCAGGTTGCACGCTCCGGCGAACTCGTAGACGAAGCGTTCACGGTCCAGCGGCACGAGCAGACCACCCGCGCCTTCCACGATCAGGGCGTCGCAATCCCGGATGGCATTGATCGCGTCCACGGCTTCCTCAAACGGGAACTCATCCCACAGAAAGCACGGCGCCACGGGTTCGGTCCCGGTAAAGAGCAGGTGAACCCGGTCCGGTTCCAGTCCGGAGATGCGCAGTACGGTTTCCGCGTCATTGTCCGGGGGATGCCCGGTCTGCACGGGCTTGACGTAGCGCACGCGCATGCCCTTTTCACGCAGTTCCCGGGCCAGCAGCCCGGAAAACACGGTCTTGCCCACGTCCGTGTTCGTGCCGGAAACGAAATAGCGCAGCATCATTCCCCCAGAACGTCCGTGACCGAGGCAATGGCAATGTCCGCCAGTTCGTCGATCTGCTCTTCGGTGATCACGTAGGGCGGCAGAAAATAGACCACGTCGCCCAGATTGCGCAGGAGCGCACCCCGCTCCACGGCCTTGCGGTAGATCTGGTACCCGGTGCGCGCCTTCCAGTCGAACGGCTCCTTCGTGGCAGGATCACTCACCAGTTCCACGGCGCAGATGAAGCCCAGCGAACGGATTTCGCCCACATTGGGATGCCCGGCGAACCGCGCTTCCACGGCCTTGCGCAGATGTGCGGCCTTTGCCCGGTTCACGTTGATCACGTCGTCGTCCCGAAAAATGTTCAGGGTCTCCACGGCCGCAGCACAGGCAAGGGGATTGCCCGTATAGCTGTGGCTGTGCAGGAACGCCTTCATCTCGGTGTAATCCGCATAGAACGCGCCGTATATCTCGTCCGTGGTCAGGACAGCGGACAGGGGCAGGGTTCCGGAGGTCACGCCCTTGGACACGCACACCAGATCAGGGGTGATGCCCGCCTGCTCCATGGCAAACATGGTTCCGGTGCGACCGAAGCCCGTGGCGATCTCGTCCAGAATGAGATGCACGCCATGCCGCGCCGTGCATTCGCGGAGCTTTTTCAGATACAGGGGCGGATAGAACTTGAATCCCCCGGCAAACTGGGCCAGCGGTTCGACCATGACCGCCGTGATTTCCGATGCCTGTTCCTCCAGAATCCGCTCCATGTGCTCGAAGCATTCGCACGCGCAATCGTCACGCGTCCTGCCGTAGGGACAGCGAAAACAGTCCGGTCCCTGCGCCCGGATGTTCCGGGGCATGATCGGACCGTACAACTCGGTGTACAAATCCTCGCCGCACAGGGAGAGCGCGCCCAGGGTTTCGCCGTGGTAGCCGTTCGTCAGATACACGAACCGGTTGCGTTCGGCCTGCCCCGTGTTCCTGCGGTAGCCGTAGCTCATCTTCATGGCGCATTCCACGGCAGCGGAACCGTTGTCCGCAAAGAACACGCGGGAGATGTCCTCGGGCATGAGGTCCACCAGCCTGTCGGCCAGCCTGCGCGCGGGCTCGTGGGTCACCCCTGCGAAGATCACGTGCTCCAGTTGGCTGGCCTGCTCGGCAATGGCCCGGGCAATGCGCGGGTTGGCATGGCCGAACAGATTCACCCACCATGAGCTGACCGCGTCGATGTAGGATTTGCCTTGCTCATCATAAATGTATATTCCCTTGCCGGAGTGGGCCCGGATCAGTCCGTACTGTTCGAGGTCCTTCATCTGCGTGCAGGGATGCCAAATCGTCTGTCTTTCCATGTCAGGAACCGCCATGTCATTTGCTGGTTATGAAAATCATATAGGAAACAGTCTGCGGGAGCTTAGGGAAAGCGGCCTTTTCCGTCAAATTCCGCCCGTGGACCACGGCGCGGACAAATTTCTGCTCCTTGACGGAAAACCGCTGCTGAACCTTGCCTCCAACAACTATCTCGGCCTTGCCGGACATCCCGCTCTCAAGGCGGGCGCAGTCTCAGCCGTGGAGAAATACGGCGCATCCAGCGGCGCGTCCAGACTGATTTCCGGGAATTTCGCGCTGGCCGACGAGCTTGAAACCGAAGCCGCCGCGTTCAAGGACACCGAGGCGGCCCTGTTCTTCGGGGCAGGATTCGCAGCCAATGTCGCGGTGATGTCCGCGCTGGCCGACCGGCAGACCGTGGTGTTTGCGGACCGGCTCAACCACGCCAGCATCATCGACGGGGTGCGGCTGTCCGGAGCCAGACACGTCCGCTACGCCCACAACGATCTTTCCGCCCTTGCCGCACTCATGGAAAAACACGCGTCCGCCACGCGCAAGCTGGTGGTGACCGACACCGTGTTCAGCATGGACGGCGATCTGGCCGACCTCCGCGGGCTGGCCGACCTGTGCGACAGGCACGACGCCCTGCTCGTGGTTGACGAAGCGCACGCCACCGGCGTCATGGGGCCGGGACTGGCCCATGTGCAAGGCGTTGCCGACCGCGTGGACGTACACATGTCCACCTTCAGCAAAGGGCTGGGATCGAGCGGCGCATTCGTGGCCGCCAACCGACAGATCATCGATTTTCTGCGCAACCGCGCCCGCCCGTTCATCTTCTCCACGTTCCCGCCCCCGGCCGTGATCGGCGCGAATCTCGCAGCCCTGCGGCTGGTGCGCGAAACCCCGGACATGGGCAAACGCGTCCTTGCGCTGGGTGATCAGGCCCGAACCCGATTGCGGAAAATGGGGCTGGACACCGGGGAGTCGGCCACGCCCATCATTCCGGTGATGATCGGCGACAGCGAACATGCCCTTGCCGCGCGCGACGCACTCATGCGCCAAGGCGTGTACGTGGGCGCAGTGCGTCCGCCAACCGTTCCGCAGGGCACGGCCCGACTGCGCATCAGCCTGCGCGCGGACCTGACCGACAATGACATGGAAACCCTGTATGCCGCCCTGACCGGACTGCACGAGGAGGTGTTGTGAGCGACACGATATTCGTCACGGGCTGGGCCGGATATGCCGACCTGTTCCCGAATCTGGCGGCGCGGTCCGAATTCCTGCTGCCCTTCATCCACCAGACCGAACGCGAGGTCTTCGACAGGCTGGATTCCACCACGGCCTCGACACTGGTGGCGTGGTCCACGGGCGCGCACATGGTGCTCAAGCGCTGGACGCGTGTGGCCCCGAAGTTCGACCGCATCGTGCTCGTGGCCCCGTTTCTCTGCTTCACGGACCATGTGCGGGAAAAACTCGTCCGCCACATGATCCGCGACCTGCGCAGGGACGACGAAGCCGTGGTGCGTGCCTTTCTCCGGAATTGCGGGTACAACGGGAACTACAGATATGATCGCAGCCATCTGGACGGCCTGTTCACCGGACTGGAATACCTGCGGGCATCCCGGGCCATGCCCTCCAATCTGCATGCGGAAAAGGTCACCATACTGCACGGCGAACACGACCGGATCGTCCCGCCCGTGGCCAGCGAGGACATCTGGGAAATCATGCGCGGTGCCACTTTCGTGGCCCTGCCCCACGGACACTGGATACCCGAGGATGAACTTGAAACCTTTCTTGCCTAAGTCCCGCATCCGCCGCGCGTTCGACCGCGCCGTGGATTCCTATGCCGGAGCCGCCCGGGTACAGGCTGCGGCAGCCAAGGCCTGCGCGGCCATGGTGCCCGAAGGCGACTACCCGGAAATACTGGAAATCGGCGCTGGCGGCGGTGTACTCACCAAGGTCGCGGCCCTGCAATTCGAACATGACCGCTACACCTGCGTGGACCTGTCCGAGGCCATGCTGGAACAGGTGGACACCTCGCGGCTCAACGCGCCCCGCTTCATTGTCGCGGACGGCGAACACCTGAATTTTCCTCCGAAGTCCTTTGACCTGCTGCTGAGTTCGTCGACCATGCAATGGTATCAGACCCCGGTGGAATCCATTCCCGCGAACCTGAATCTGGTGCATGAAGGCGGCCGGTTCTCCCTTGCCGTGTTCGTGCAGGGCACGCTCGTGGAAATGGCCGAAGCAGCGCAGGAAACCGGATTCGGCTCGGTCCTGCCCATGCGTCCGCCCGAGGACTACCTTGAAGCTGTCACCCGGGCCAAACCACAGGCCATGCACTTCCATCTGGTCCGCCACGCCACGTTCGCACCCGACGCCCGCGCCATGCTCCGCGCCCACCGCGCCACCGGAGCCACGGCCGCCCCCGGACAGGTCCGCCCGTCCAAGGCCGCCTACCTCGATTTTCTGGACTATTGCGAAACCCATTTCCGCGAGGAAAAAGGCATCCGCACCAGCGCCCACATCCTGCACGTCTGGGGGACGCGGTGAGGGGGGAGGTTTTGGCTAATGAAAAGCCCCTCGAATTGAGGGGCTGGATGTGGATAGCGGACGCTTTCCCCCAAATATAACTATCTGTATCCCGAACGATTTTGATGATTCGCCAACAATCTCAGCACATCGACCAAAAAAGAGGCAGCCTCACGGCAAGGATATCA
Above is a window of Pseudodesulfovibrio tunisiensis DNA encoding:
- a CDS encoding methyltransferase domain-containing protein, whose amino-acid sequence is MPKSRIRRAFDRAVDSYAGAARVQAAAAKACAAMVPEGDYPEILEIGAGGGVLTKVAALQFEHDRYTCVDLSEAMLEQVDTSRLNAPRFIVADGEHLNFPPKSFDLLLSSSTMQWYQTPVESIPANLNLVHEGGRFSLAVFVQGTLVEMAEAAQETGFGSVLPMRPPEDYLEAVTRAKPQAMHFHLVRHATFAPDARAMLRAHRATGATAAPGQVRPSKAAYLDFLDYCETHFREEKGIRTSAHILHVWGTR